The following coding sequences are from one Coffea arabica cultivar ET-39 chromosome 11e, Coffea Arabica ET-39 HiFi, whole genome shotgun sequence window:
- the LOC113717623 gene encoding F-box/FBD/LRR-repeat protein At3g14710 isoform X2 — MDKELTNLSSNKKLRRPNDSLEDDDDVDSISDLPESVLSHILSRLPTTLDAVRTCVLSRKWEKQWKNVYNLRFSDYKVDKSKKKDFAISVQKVLYHFRNSRIQGFMLSINCNQYNPTLVKTWLSAALRCFILNFPVLEVFKSYQCRWLNVKMLKILAPLLASFQMVRSFLRCTPGRSEDCEIEICGDNLSYFNFDGFSLENIVLSNPSKVANVCLDVNSMERFIQRGKIGSRALLLLGGLSSVIRCLELSEYVIEALAHAEPPCSLPIFDGLTILKVSSTWSNTLCSGPLMELLNSAPALEKLIFTTLIDDVNYEESNSLPTNFSSNLKVVEFRLFKGRASEIQLVKFLLHNLSRLEQLVITKFLGDTQVEVENQLLMLPRSSSRVSIVFL; from the exons ATGGATAAAGAACTAACCAATTTGAGTAGTAATAAGAAATTACGTAGACCTAATGATTCTTtggaggatgatgatgatgtggACAGTATCAGTGATTTACCAGAAAGTGTTTTGAGTCACATACTATCTCGACTACCAACGACATTGGATGCAGTTCGTACCTGTGTCCTATCcagaaaatgggaaaaacagTGGAAGAATGTTTACAATCTCAGGTTCAGTGATTATAAAGTTGATAAGTCCAAAAAGAAGGACTTCGCCATCTCTGTGCAGAAGGTGCTTTACCATTTCAGGAACTCAAGGATTCAGGGGTTTATGCTTTCTATTAATTGCAATCAGTATAATCCCACTCTTGTCAAAACTTGGCTATCAGCTGCTTTAAG GTGCTTCATCTTGAATTTTCCAGTTCTTGAAGTGTTTAAGTCGTATCAATGCCGCTGGTTGAATGTGAAAATGCTTAAAATACTTGCTCCTCTGCTTGCAAGTTTCCAGATGGTTAGATCTTTCCTTAGATGCACACCTGGTCGATCAGAGGATTGTGAAATAGAGATTTGTGGAGACAAcctttcatattttaattttgatgGTTTTTCACTAGAAAATATTGTCCTATCTAACCCTTCAAAAGTTGCTAATGTGTGTCTTGATGTAAATTCCATGGAGCGTTTTATTCAGAGGGGAAAAATTGGTTCTCGAGCTCTTTTGCTTTTGGGAGGACTTTCTTCTGTTATCAGATGCCTGGAACTCTCTGAATATGTAATTGAG GCACTTGCGCATGCAGAACCTCCATGTTCACTTCCCATCTTTGATGGGCTGACCATCCTTAAAGTGTCTTCCACTTGGAGTAATACCCTCTGCAGTGGACCACTGATGGAGCTTCTAAACAGTGCACCGGCTCTTGAAAAGCTCATATTTACCACG TTGATTGATGATGTCAATTATGAGGAAAGTAATTCATTGCCTACCAACTTTTCATCTAACCTGAAGGTAGTTGAATTCAGATTGTTCAAAGGAAGGGCATCTGAGATTCAACTGGTTAAGTTTTTGTTGCACAATTTGTCGAGACTTGAGCAGTTGGTAATTACAAAGTTTTTGGGAGATACACAGGTTGAAGTTGAAAATCAGCTATTAATGTTGCCTAGAAGCTCGAGTCGTGTGTCGATAGTGTTCTTGTGA
- the LOC113717623 gene encoding F-box/LRR-repeat protein At3g26922 isoform X4, which yields MDKELTNLSSNKKLRRPNDSLEDDDDVDSISDLPESVLSHILSRLPTTLDAVRTCVLSRKWEKQWKNVYNLRFSDYKVDKSKKKDFAISVQKRGKIGSRALLLLGGLSSVIRCLELSEYVIEALAHAEPPCSLPIFDGLTILKVSSTWSNTLCSGPLMELLNSAPALEKLIFTTLIDDVNYEESNSLPTNFSSNLKVVEFRLFKGRASEIQLVKFLLHNLSRLEQLVITKFLGDTQVEVENQLLMLPRSSSRVSIVFL from the exons ATGGATAAAGAACTAACCAATTTGAGTAGTAATAAGAAATTACGTAGACCTAATGATTCTTtggaggatgatgatgatgtggACAGTATCAGTGATTTACCAGAAAGTGTTTTGAGTCACATACTATCTCGACTACCAACGACATTGGATGCAGTTCGTACCTGTGTCCTATCcagaaaatgggaaaaacagTGGAAGAATGTTTACAATCTCAGGTTCAGTGATTATAAAGTTGATAAGTCCAAAAAGAAGGACTTCGCCATCTCTGTGCAGAAG AGGGGAAAAATTGGTTCTCGAGCTCTTTTGCTTTTGGGAGGACTTTCTTCTGTTATCAGATGCCTGGAACTCTCTGAATATGTAATTGAG GCACTTGCGCATGCAGAACCTCCATGTTCACTTCCCATCTTTGATGGGCTGACCATCCTTAAAGTGTCTTCCACTTGGAGTAATACCCTCTGCAGTGGACCACTGATGGAGCTTCTAAACAGTGCACCGGCTCTTGAAAAGCTCATATTTACCACG TTGATTGATGATGTCAATTATGAGGAAAGTAATTCATTGCCTACCAACTTTTCATCTAACCTGAAGGTAGTTGAATTCAGATTGTTCAAAGGAAGGGCATCTGAGATTCAACTGGTTAAGTTTTTGTTGCACAATTTGTCGAGACTTGAGCAGTTGGTAATTACAAAGTTTTTGGGAGATACACAGGTTGAAGTTGAAAATCAGCTATTAATGTTGCCTAGAAGCTCGAGTCGTGTGTCGATAGTGTTCTTGTGA
- the LOC113717623 gene encoding F-box/FBD/LRR-repeat protein At3g14710 isoform X1 produces MDKELTNLSSNKKLRRPNDSLEDDDDVDSISDLPESVLSHILSRLPTTLDAVRTCVLSRKWEKQWKNVYNLRFSDYKVDKSKKKDFAISVQKVLYHFRNSRIQGFMLSINCNQYNPTLVKTWLSAALRSNVQRLCFSHVDDLEFPHYFFKCDSLVHLVLELCTFRVPGYFCLANLRVLNFYNVTWQNDDCSASRCFILNFPVLEVFKSYQCRWLNVKMLKILAPLLASFQMVRSFLRCTPGRSEDCEIEICGDNLSYFNFDGFSLENIVLSNPSKVANVCLDVNSMERFIQRGKIGSRALLLLGGLSSVIRCLELSEYVIEALAHAEPPCSLPIFDGLTILKVSSTWSNTLCSGPLMELLNSAPALEKLIFTTLIDDVNYEESNSLPTNFSSNLKVVEFRLFKGRASEIQLVKFLLHNLSRLEQLVITKFLGDTQVEVENQLLMLPRSSSRVSIVFL; encoded by the exons ATGGATAAAGAACTAACCAATTTGAGTAGTAATAAGAAATTACGTAGACCTAATGATTCTTtggaggatgatgatgatgtggACAGTATCAGTGATTTACCAGAAAGTGTTTTGAGTCACATACTATCTCGACTACCAACGACATTGGATGCAGTTCGTACCTGTGTCCTATCcagaaaatgggaaaaacagTGGAAGAATGTTTACAATCTCAGGTTCAGTGATTATAAAGTTGATAAGTCCAAAAAGAAGGACTTCGCCATCTCTGTGCAGAAGGTGCTTTACCATTTCAGGAACTCAAGGATTCAGGGGTTTATGCTTTCTATTAATTGCAATCAGTATAATCCCACTCTTGTCAAAACTTGGCTATCAGCTGCTTTAAGGTCTAATGTTCAGAGGCTTTGTTTTTCCCATGTAGATGACTTGGAGTTTCCTCATTActtcttcaaatgtgattctttagTGCATTTGGTTCTCGAACTCTGCACTTTCAGAGTTCCTGGTTATTTTTGTCTTGCAAACCTTCGAgtgttaaatttttataatgttACTTGGCAAAATGATGATTGTTCTGCTTCCAGGTGCTTCATCTTGAATTTTCCAGTTCTTGAAGTGTTTAAGTCGTATCAATGCCGCTGGTTGAATGTGAAAATGCTTAAAATACTTGCTCCTCTGCTTGCAAGTTTCCAGATGGTTAGATCTTTCCTTAGATGCACACCTGGTCGATCAGAGGATTGTGAAATAGAGATTTGTGGAGACAAcctttcatattttaattttgatgGTTTTTCACTAGAAAATATTGTCCTATCTAACCCTTCAAAAGTTGCTAATGTGTGTCTTGATGTAAATTCCATGGAGCGTTTTATTCAGAGGGGAAAAATTGGTTCTCGAGCTCTTTTGCTTTTGGGAGGACTTTCTTCTGTTATCAGATGCCTGGAACTCTCTGAATATGTAATTGAG GCACTTGCGCATGCAGAACCTCCATGTTCACTTCCCATCTTTGATGGGCTGACCATCCTTAAAGTGTCTTCCACTTGGAGTAATACCCTCTGCAGTGGACCACTGATGGAGCTTCTAAACAGTGCACCGGCTCTTGAAAAGCTCATATTTACCACG TTGATTGATGATGTCAATTATGAGGAAAGTAATTCATTGCCTACCAACTTTTCATCTAACCTGAAGGTAGTTGAATTCAGATTGTTCAAAGGAAGGGCATCTGAGATTCAACTGGTTAAGTTTTTGTTGCACAATTTGTCGAGACTTGAGCAGTTGGTAATTACAAAGTTTTTGGGAGATACACAGGTTGAAGTTGAAAATCAGCTATTAATGTTGCCTAGAAGCTCGAGTCGTGTGTCGATAGTGTTCTTGTGA
- the LOC113717623 gene encoding F-box/FBD/LRR-repeat protein At3g14710 isoform X3 — MQFVPVSYPENGKNSGRMFTISGSVIIKLISPKRRTSPSLCRRCFILNFPVLEVFKSYQCRWLNVKMLKILAPLLASFQMVRSFLRCTPGRSEDCEIEICGDNLSYFNFDGFSLENIVLSNPSKVANVCLDVNSMERFIQRGKIGSRALLLLGGLSSVIRCLELSEYVIEALAHAEPPCSLPIFDGLTILKVSSTWSNTLCSGPLMELLNSAPALEKLIFTTLIDDVNYEESNSLPTNFSSNLKVVEFRLFKGRASEIQLVKFLLHNLSRLEQLVITKFLGDTQVEVENQLLMLPRSSSRVSIVFL; from the exons ATGCAGTTCGTACCTGTGTCCTATCcagaaaatgggaaaaacagTGGAAGAATGTTTACAATCTCAGGTTCAGTGATTATAAAGTTGATAAGTCCAAAAAGAAGGACTTCGCCATCTCTGTGCAGAAG GTGCTTCATCTTGAATTTTCCAGTTCTTGAAGTGTTTAAGTCGTATCAATGCCGCTGGTTGAATGTGAAAATGCTTAAAATACTTGCTCCTCTGCTTGCAAGTTTCCAGATGGTTAGATCTTTCCTTAGATGCACACCTGGTCGATCAGAGGATTGTGAAATAGAGATTTGTGGAGACAAcctttcatattttaattttgatgGTTTTTCACTAGAAAATATTGTCCTATCTAACCCTTCAAAAGTTGCTAATGTGTGTCTTGATGTAAATTCCATGGAGCGTTTTATTCAGAGGGGAAAAATTGGTTCTCGAGCTCTTTTGCTTTTGGGAGGACTTTCTTCTGTTATCAGATGCCTGGAACTCTCTGAATATGTAATTGAG GCACTTGCGCATGCAGAACCTCCATGTTCACTTCCCATCTTTGATGGGCTGACCATCCTTAAAGTGTCTTCCACTTGGAGTAATACCCTCTGCAGTGGACCACTGATGGAGCTTCTAAACAGTGCACCGGCTCTTGAAAAGCTCATATTTACCACG TTGATTGATGATGTCAATTATGAGGAAAGTAATTCATTGCCTACCAACTTTTCATCTAACCTGAAGGTAGTTGAATTCAGATTGTTCAAAGGAAGGGCATCTGAGATTCAACTGGTTAAGTTTTTGTTGCACAATTTGTCGAGACTTGAGCAGTTGGTAATTACAAAGTTTTTGGGAGATACACAGGTTGAAGTTGAAAATCAGCTATTAATGTTGCCTAGAAGCTCGAGTCGTGTGTCGATAGTGTTCTTGTGA
- the LOC140021151 gene encoding uncharacterized protein: protein MPDPEPFVQGIKDVEIRIYCNGGSTSVAQALTDSNGFFTVLGNTLDGITFEQTSLPCFAIAELPGDQSCSVFLPKSTLTSTISLVGTLSQHPTGPFANAAATHFVPAH, encoded by the coding sequence ATGCCTGACCCTGAACCTTTTGTCCAAGGAATTAAAGATGTCGAGATAAGAATATATTGCAATGGAGGTTCAACAAGCGTGGCCCAAGCTTTAACGGATTCGAATGGATTCTTTACTGTACTTGGGAACACCCTTGATGGCATTACTTTCGAGCAGACCAGCCTTCCTTGTTTTGCCATAGCTGAGCTTCCTGGGGATCAAAGCTGTTCagtttttttgccaaaatcaaCCCTTACATCCACTATTAGCCTCGTTGGAACTCTTTCTCAGCATCCCACAGGCCCTTTTGCCAATGCTGCAGCAACCCATTTTGTCCCTGCTCATTAA